From uncultured Roseateles sp., the proteins below share one genomic window:
- a CDS encoding citrate synthase family protein yields the protein MASWISMDEACRLLGVRPQTVYAYVSRGKLEVMPDPADTRRSLYRAEDVAGLAKRKQAGRKHETLAANTLFGSEPSIPTALCAFFRGRPYYRGQDAVDLARSASLEEAARLLWATEQAVDFSSASPTHSGPPGRLAAFTTLAGLAAAGHSTVGRLTRVLHGEGQSLVGQLANAFGALPGSEPLHLRFARGWKQSAEVADLLRTALVLLADHELTSSAFVTRIAASTGASLPACLLAGLNTLSGPLHGDASGRVQALFSDVVRQGEDQVVAHYLSSGLPFAGFGHHLYPDGDPRAAALLALFEPPKVIARFIEKVTSLTGLRPNIDVALAALVAHHSLPADAAFGLFATARSVGLLAHGMEQLGVHQVIRPRGRYVGLPPSTLPSAQA from the coding sequence ATGGCATCCTGGATATCGATGGACGAGGCATGCCGCCTCCTCGGGGTCAGACCTCAGACGGTCTACGCCTATGTGAGCCGCGGCAAGCTGGAGGTCATGCCCGACCCGGCCGACACGCGCCGCAGCCTGTATCGCGCCGAGGACGTGGCCGGGCTTGCCAAGCGCAAGCAGGCCGGCCGCAAGCACGAGACCTTGGCAGCCAACACCTTGTTTGGCTCGGAGCCGAGCATCCCGACGGCCCTGTGTGCCTTCTTTCGCGGCCGGCCCTACTACCGCGGCCAGGACGCCGTTGACCTGGCCAGGTCGGCCAGCCTGGAGGAGGCGGCCCGGCTGTTATGGGCCACCGAGCAGGCCGTGGACTTCTCCTCCGCGTCGCCAACCCATTCGGGGCCGCCCGGCCGGTTGGCGGCTTTCACCACCCTGGCCGGTCTGGCGGCCGCGGGCCACTCGACCGTCGGGCGTCTGACCCGTGTGCTGCACGGCGAGGGCCAGAGCCTGGTCGGGCAGTTGGCCAATGCCTTCGGCGCCCTGCCCGGCTCCGAGCCGCTGCATCTGCGCTTTGCGCGAGGGTGGAAGCAATCAGCCGAGGTGGCCGATCTGCTGCGCACAGCGCTGGTGCTGCTGGCCGATCACGAGCTGACCAGCTCGGCCTTTGTCACGCGCATTGCGGCTTCGACAGGCGCGTCACTGCCGGCTTGCCTGCTGGCCGGATTGAACACGCTGTCGGGCCCCCTGCACGGCGATGCATCGGGGCGTGTACAGGCGCTGTTCAGCGATGTGGTCAGGCAGGGCGAGGACCAGGTTGTGGCCCACTACCTGTCGTCTGGTCTGCCATTCGCTGGCTTCGGTCATCACCTCTATCCCGATGGTGATCCGCGCGCTGCCGCCCTGCTTGCGCTCTTCGAGCCGCCGAAGGTGATCGCGCGCTTCATTGAAAAGGTGACCAGCCTGACCGGTCTGCGGCCCAATATCGACGTAGCCCTGGCGGCCCTGGTTGCCCACCATAGCCTGCCCGCTGATGCGGCCTTCGGCCTGTTCGCCACGGCGCGCAGTGTCGGCCTGCTGGCGCATGGCATGGAGCAGTTGGGCGTGCACCAGGTGATACGCCCACGCGGACGCTATGTGGGTCTGCCGCCCAGCACATTGCCGAGCGCTCAAGCCTAG
- a CDS encoding DUF2249 domain-containing protein, translating to MTQTPIVDVRSIAPRERHPLIFSTFGALAAGQAMELVNDHDPKPLYHQFQAEMPGKFSWDYLDSGPALWRVSITKLAQGHGKASCCGACGGA from the coding sequence ATGACGCAGACTCCCATCGTTGACGTGCGCAGCATTGCTCCCCGTGAACGCCATCCGCTGATCTTTTCGACCTTTGGCGCGCTGGCCGCAGGCCAGGCAATGGAGTTGGTCAATGATCATGACCCCAAGCCGCTGTATCACCAGTTCCAGGCCGAGATGCCTGGCAAGTTCTCCTGGGACTATCTGGACAGCGGCCCCGCGCTCTGGCGTGTCAGTATCACCAAACTCGCCCAAGGCCATGGCAAAGCCTCCTGCTGCGGTGCCTGCGGAGGCGCCTGA
- a CDS encoding methyl-accepting chemotaxis protein: protein MNNLRISTRLLLLIGLLSAMLVGVGGLGLLGISHANEALKSVFEDRAVPIGQLGEIQAHLLRNRLAVATALVTPTSEVISDRAAQVEANIATIGKIWDAYMVTKLTPETETLAKLFAADRKKFVQEGLLPAVQALRANDVKEAQRVVTEAIRPLFVPVEKGIVALNKLQLDEAHKQYAEAAERYVVIRAVSIASIVGGLLLGGLFGLLIARSITVPMNRAKAAAERVADGDLTVDLRGEGKDETAELLRALAGMKDNLVRIVSGVRSNADSVATASSQIAQGNLDLSQRTEEQASALEETAASMEQLGSTVKQNADNAKQANQLALSASMVATRGGEDVSKVVATMKDINESSRKIADIIGVIDGIAFQTNILALNAAVEAARAGEQGRGFAVVASEVRSLAGRSAAAAREIKSLITASVERVEQGTALVGQAGVTMTEVASSIKRVTDIVGEISAASTEQSAGVSQVGEAVSLMDQVTQQNAALVEESAAAAESLKAQALLLVQAVAVFKLSEG, encoded by the coding sequence GTGAACAACCTGAGAATATCGACCCGGCTGTTGCTGCTGATCGGCCTGCTCTCGGCCATGCTGGTGGGTGTCGGCGGGCTGGGCCTGCTGGGCATCAGCCATGCCAACGAGGCGCTGAAGTCAGTGTTCGAAGACCGCGCGGTACCCATAGGGCAACTCGGTGAGATTCAGGCCCATCTGCTGCGCAACCGGCTCGCCGTCGCGACGGCACTTGTCACCCCGACATCCGAGGTCATCAGTGATCGCGCCGCGCAGGTGGAGGCCAATATTGCGACCATCGGCAAGATCTGGGATGCCTATATGGTCACCAAGCTGACGCCCGAGACCGAAACACTCGCCAAGCTGTTCGCCGCCGACCGGAAGAAGTTCGTGCAGGAGGGGCTGCTGCCTGCGGTGCAGGCGCTACGTGCCAACGATGTCAAGGAGGCCCAGCGGGTGGTGACCGAGGCCATTCGTCCGCTTTTTGTTCCGGTGGAAAAAGGCATCGTGGCGCTCAACAAATTGCAGCTTGACGAGGCTCACAAACAGTACGCGGAGGCCGCCGAGCGCTATGTCGTGATACGCGCAGTCTCGATCGCCTCCATCGTCGGCGGCTTGCTGCTCGGAGGGCTGTTCGGCTTGCTGATTGCACGCTCCATTACCGTGCCGATGAACCGTGCCAAGGCGGCTGCCGAGCGCGTGGCCGATGGCGACTTGACGGTGGATCTCCGCGGTGAAGGCAAGGATGAAACCGCAGAGTTGCTGCGTGCCTTGGCTGGAATGAAAGACAACCTGGTGCGCATCGTCAGCGGCGTTCGCAGCAACGCCGACAGCGTGGCGACCGCATCCTCGCAGATCGCGCAGGGCAATTTGGACCTGAGCCAGCGCACCGAGGAGCAAGCCTCGGCGCTGGAAGAGACTGCTGCTTCGATGGAGCAGCTTGGTTCCACCGTGAAGCAGAACGCCGACAACGCCAAACAGGCCAATCAACTTGCGCTGAGTGCCAGCATGGTCGCCACCCGGGGTGGAGAGGATGTCAGCAAGGTGGTCGCCACCATGAAGGACATCAACGAATCGAGCAGGAAAATTGCCGACATCATCGGCGTGATAGACGGCATCGCCTTCCAGACCAACATCCTTGCGCTGAACGCCGCAGTGGAAGCGGCTCGGGCTGGAGAGCAGGGACGCGGCTTCGCTGTCGTGGCTTCCGAGGTCCGCAGCCTGGCGGGGCGCTCGGCAGCGGCCGCCAGGGAGATCAAGAGTTTGATCACGGCAAGCGTTGAGCGTGTCGAGCAGGGCACTGCTCTGGTTGGTCAGGCGGGTGTCACGATGACCGAAGTGGCCAGCTCGATCAAGCGGGTCACCGACATCGTGGGCGAGATCAGTGCGGCAAGCACCGAGCAGAGCGCCGGAGTGTCACAGGTTGGCGAGGCCGTCAGCCTGATGGACCAGGTCACCCAGCAAAACGCGGCGCTGGTGGAAGAGAGCGCGGCGGCGGCAGAAAGCCTGAAGGCGCAGGCGTTGCTGCTGGTTCAGGCCGTGGCGGTTTTCAAGCTGAGCGAGGGGTAG
- a CDS encoding putative zinc-binding protein yields the protein MSTLGQLPLVYSCSGCSSAAQLANHLALRLDREGVAEMSCIAGVGGNVRSLVRRAREAAGEGRPIVAIDGCMLACAKNCLAERGVTAIDHVMLAESGVAKRYHADFDERQAEQVYPLLVERVRALNSDLSPRSPPGSG from the coding sequence ATGAGCACGCTGGGGCAATTGCCGCTGGTCTATTCTTGCTCGGGCTGTTCGAGTGCTGCACAACTGGCCAATCATCTGGCGCTGCGACTGGACCGCGAAGGCGTGGCCGAGATGTCCTGCATTGCGGGTGTCGGTGGCAATGTGCGCAGCCTGGTCCGCCGCGCCCGCGAGGCGGCGGGTGAGGGGCGGCCCATCGTCGCCATTGATGGATGCATGCTGGCCTGCGCGAAAAATTGCCTGGCCGAACGCGGTGTCACGGCAATAGACCATGTGATGCTTGCCGAGTCCGGCGTCGCCAAGCGCTACCACGCGGATTTCGACGAGAGGCAGGCCGAGCAGGTCTATCCCTTGCTGGTCGAGCGCGTGCGTGCCCTGAATTCAGACCTCAGTCCTCGAAGCCCGCCGGGTTCTGGCTGA
- a CDS encoding LysR family transcriptional regulator: MDLRDLRYFETIAELEHIGRATERLHRTQPALTSSVRRLEEACGAPLFEKAGRGIRLTPAGRVLLKWAQRVRFDVEDARREIGDIGRGLSGHIRIGIVPTAAQFILPPAARQLMAVAPEVTLKTVVGLIDTLSPLLRAGELDLMVGTESVLEAGYTSQLLAEDHIVVAASTSHPIFAGKPSLADLTKERWVLQPPGAPTRDWLDHTFDRKRLPRPRVQVESSMLLMLPALIAETGLLSFISRHHLEPSEGRSPLKEVPLKETTMRRRLVVTYRESSYLLPAARLLISILSEAGRPDRRRTWAESVD, translated from the coding sequence ATGGACCTGCGTGACCTGCGCTACTTCGAGACCATCGCCGAGCTGGAGCACATCGGGCGTGCCACGGAGCGCCTGCATCGCACCCAGCCCGCGCTGACCAGCAGCGTGCGGCGGCTCGAGGAGGCCTGCGGCGCCCCGCTGTTCGAAAAGGCCGGCCGGGGCATACGGCTCACGCCGGCGGGCAGGGTGCTGCTCAAGTGGGCGCAGCGTGTGCGTTTCGATGTCGAGGACGCCCGGCGGGAGATCGGTGACATCGGCCGCGGCCTGTCCGGCCACATTCGCATCGGCATCGTGCCGACCGCCGCGCAGTTCATCCTGCCGCCGGCCGCACGGCAGTTGATGGCCGTCGCGCCGGAGGTGACGCTGAAGACGGTCGTCGGCCTGATCGACACGCTGAGCCCCCTGCTGCGCGCAGGTGAGCTGGACTTGATGGTCGGCACCGAGAGCGTTCTGGAAGCCGGCTACACCTCCCAGCTGCTGGCAGAAGATCACATCGTGGTGGCGGCCAGCACAAGCCACCCGATCTTCGCCGGCAAGCCCAGCCTGGCCGATCTGACGAAAGAGCGCTGGGTCTTGCAGCCACCCGGGGCCCCGACCCGTGACTGGCTGGATCACACCTTCGACCGAAAGCGGCTACCGCGGCCTCGGGTGCAGGTCGAGAGCTCGATGCTGCTGATGCTGCCCGCCTTGATCGCCGAGACCGGATTGCTGAGCTTTATCTCGCGGCACCACCTCGAGCCGTCCGAAGGCCGCTCACCGCTCAAGGAGGTGCCGCTGAAGGAGACCACGATGCGCCGGCGCCTGGTCGTGACCTACCGCGAGAGCAGCTACCTGCTGCCCGCCGCCCGGCTGCTGATCTCTATCCTGAGCGAGGCAGGCAGGCCAGACCGCCGACGCACATGGGCCGAGAGCGTCGATTGA
- a CDS encoding GAF domain-containing protein yields the protein MTFLVLGVSLLLLVLLAHRWQAQRSELIRAARLSRLLRTLLHANRMILRAQSDGELWREACDICVDTGKSVLACVYVLDGMLVHRVASAGPAVKMLENVPPTLDMSIPELRGSYTAQVLSGGVRLVSNDYVLDPQAGRWREEAVEQGVRAIAWIPLRRGGSVVAALMLCADQRDYFDTELLRSLDELGEDLSLALDGIERNRERLLAQRQVEAGLDRFRTLFNCAPVPMAILSIAERRILEVNDALCSWYGMDRSDIVGSVPTAHAYGLVPEDRDRFYRTLNADGKVSNLALRVRDARGIEHQEVFNAKPIEYLGQACCLVTSCNLQGVDDRGGEGTQNIAAQLPG from the coding sequence GTGACTTTTCTGGTGCTCGGGGTATCCCTGCTCCTGTTGGTACTGCTGGCGCATCGGTGGCAGGCGCAAAGAAGTGAACTGATACGTGCCGCAAGACTGAGCCGCCTTTTACGCACGCTTTTGCATGCCAATCGCATGATCCTGCGCGCGCAATCCGATGGCGAGTTATGGCGAGAGGCCTGCGACATCTGCGTCGATACCGGAAAGTCCGTGCTGGCCTGCGTCTATGTCCTGGACGGCATGTTGGTTCACCGAGTGGCCAGCGCCGGCCCCGCCGTCAAGATGCTGGAGAACGTGCCGCCAACACTGGACATGAGTATTCCGGAGCTGCGCGGCTCCTACACCGCCCAAGTGCTGTCTGGCGGCGTGCGGCTCGTCAGCAATGACTATGTGCTGGACCCGCAGGCCGGGCGATGGCGGGAGGAGGCCGTCGAGCAGGGCGTGCGTGCGATTGCGTGGATTCCGTTGAGGCGCGGCGGCAGCGTGGTGGCAGCCCTGATGCTGTGCGCAGACCAGCGGGATTACTTCGACACCGAACTGCTGCGGTCGCTCGACGAACTCGGGGAGGATTTGTCCCTTGCGCTGGATGGCATTGAGCGAAACCGGGAGCGACTGCTTGCCCAACGTCAAGTCGAAGCCGGGCTTGACCGGTTTCGCACGCTGTTCAACTGTGCCCCGGTGCCGATGGCCATTCTGTCGATTGCCGAGCGGCGGATACTGGAGGTCAATGACGCCCTGTGCAGCTGGTACGGCATGGACCGGAGCGACATCGTTGGCAGTGTCCCCACTGCTCATGCCTACGGCCTCGTGCCCGAGGACCGGGACCGGTTCTACAGGACCTTGAATGCCGACGGTAAGGTCAGCAATCTGGCGCTCAGGGTGAGGGACGCGCGTGGCATTGAGCATCAGGAAGTCTTCAACGCGAAGCCCATCGAGTATCTGGGGCAGGCCTGTTGCCTGGTGACCAGCTGCAATCTGCAGGGGGTTGATGATCGGGGGGGCGAGGGCACCCAGAACATCGCAGCCCAGTTGCCTGGCTGA
- a CDS encoding RraA family protein encodes MSQAAALPDVIRNIQRVDPATVAEAAQYPSSILADVAGRRGALSGRIAPLAPSMRFAGPAITVELRPGDNLMIHAAMAIAQPGDVLVIDGKGDLSSALMGEIMSQQCVALGIVGVVIDGAVRDSEAIRELGLPMYAAGLNPNGPTKFIPGRLNHPISIGGVSVNPGDLVVGDADGVTVIERDKAAAMLPLAAEKVAAETKRIADIKSRKALRPGWLDGALRAAGVIKEGETL; translated from the coding sequence ATGAGCCAAGCCGCCGCATTGCCCGATGTGATTCGCAACATTCAGCGCGTGGACCCGGCCACCGTTGCCGAGGCCGCCCAGTACCCCTCGTCCATACTGGCCGACGTGGCCGGCCGTCGCGGAGCGCTCAGCGGCCGCATTGCACCGCTGGCGCCTTCGATGCGGTTTGCAGGCCCGGCGATCACGGTCGAGCTGCGTCCCGGCGACAACCTGATGATCCACGCCGCGATGGCGATCGCCCAGCCCGGCGACGTGCTCGTGATCGACGGCAAGGGTGATCTGAGCAGCGCGCTGATGGGCGAAATCATGTCTCAGCAGTGCGTGGCGCTCGGCATCGTCGGCGTGGTCATCGATGGCGCCGTCCGCGACAGCGAGGCCATACGCGAACTCGGGCTTCCCATGTATGCCGCCGGCCTCAATCCCAACGGCCCGACCAAGTTCATCCCCGGCCGGCTCAACCACCCGATTTCCATCGGCGGCGTCAGCGTCAATCCGGGTGACCTGGTCGTCGGCGACGCCGACGGCGTGACCGTCATCGAACGCGACAAGGCCGCGGCCATGCTGCCGCTCGCGGCCGAGAAGGTCGCGGCGGAGACCAAGCGGATTGCCGACATCAAGAGCCGCAAGGCCCTGCGCCCCGGCTGGCTGGACGGCGCGCTGCGCGCCGCCGGCGTGATCAAGGAAGGCGAAACGCTGTGA
- a CDS encoding tripartite tricarboxylate transporter substrate binding protein yields MNTTRRTLLALAAAILSSGALAQAYPSKAIRVVVPFPPGGGTDIIAREVTQKVAAATGWTFVIDNKPGAGGNLGVDAVAKSPADGYTLVLGQTSNLAINPTLYVKLPYNPQKDLVPIGLVASAPLVIVVPAQSTFKTLADLVAAAKAKPGEVNFASPGNGTVAHLTGEQFQKTAGVKFQHIPYKGANQALTDVISGQVQIYVSSVPSVLQQIRIGKLRPLAVTSAKRVDDIPQTPTVGESGYKGFDAVTWFGFLAPAGTPKEIVTRLNAEFNKALLQADLRKRLGDEGADPLGGTPEQFAELIRDDFVRWGRTVKESGVRLD; encoded by the coding sequence ATGAACACGACACGACGAACGCTTCTGGCCCTGGCCGCCGCAATCCTCAGCTCCGGCGCCCTGGCGCAGGCCTATCCGTCGAAGGCGATCCGCGTCGTCGTGCCGTTTCCTCCGGGCGGAGGGACCGACATCATTGCCCGTGAGGTGACCCAGAAGGTGGCCGCGGCCACCGGCTGGACTTTCGTCATCGACAACAAGCCTGGCGCCGGAGGCAATCTGGGCGTCGATGCGGTGGCGAAGTCGCCTGCCGATGGCTACACCCTGGTGCTGGGCCAGACGAGCAATCTGGCCATCAATCCCACGCTCTACGTCAAGCTGCCCTACAACCCGCAGAAGGATCTGGTGCCCATAGGCCTGGTGGCGAGCGCGCCGCTGGTCATCGTCGTGCCGGCTCAGTCCACATTCAAGACCTTGGCCGACCTCGTAGCCGCGGCCAAGGCCAAGCCGGGCGAAGTGAACTTTGCATCGCCTGGCAACGGCACGGTTGCCCACCTCACGGGGGAACAATTCCAGAAGACCGCGGGCGTGAAGTTCCAGCACATTCCCTACAAGGGTGCCAACCAGGCGCTGACGGACGTGATCAGCGGCCAGGTGCAGATCTATGTCTCGTCGGTACCTTCGGTATTGCAGCAGATCCGTATTGGCAAGCTGCGCCCGCTGGCCGTGACTTCCGCCAAGCGTGTCGACGACATTCCGCAGACGCCGACCGTCGGCGAGAGTGGCTACAAGGGCTTCGACGCCGTCACCTGGTTCGGCTTTCTCGCTCCTGCCGGCACGCCCAAGGAGATCGTCACGCGCCTGAATGCCGAGTTCAACAAGGCCCTGTTGCAAGCCGACCTGCGCAAGCGCCTCGGCGACGAAGGCGCGGACCCCCTGGGTGGCACGCCTGAGCAGTTCGCCGAACTGATACGCGACGACTTCGTCCGCTGGGGCAGAACCGTCAAGGAATCCGGTGTACGCCTCGACTGA
- a CDS encoding 2-hydroxyacid dehydrogenase, which translates to MKPLVLQLNPILIPAVNDRLAALYTVRKHFEASDGEAWLREQGGSVRAVITGGHTGISREMLEQMPALKVVAVNGVGTDAVDLAYCRGRGLPVTATLGALTEDVADLAIGLLIATCRNLCAGDRFVRDGQWELRPQPSAIPLARRFSGMRVGIVGMGRVGRAVAARTAAFGCPISYTDLRAMDDLAYRFVPSLVDLARESDALVLCAAADKAEGIVNAAVLDALGPRGFLVNVARGRLVNEADLTAALAAGRIAGAGLDVFVDEPRVPLALRQSDHVTLQAHRASATWETRTAMGEMVLDSLAQALAGERPAMSLTT; encoded by the coding sequence ATGAAACCCCTGGTCCTGCAACTCAACCCGATCCTGATCCCTGCCGTCAACGACAGGCTCGCGGCGCTTTACACCGTGCGCAAGCACTTCGAGGCCAGCGACGGCGAGGCCTGGCTGCGTGAGCAGGGCGGGTCCGTGCGCGCCGTGATCACCGGCGGCCACACCGGCATTTCCCGGGAGATGCTGGAGCAGATGCCGGCGCTCAAGGTCGTTGCCGTGAATGGCGTCGGCACCGATGCCGTGGATCTCGCCTACTGTCGCGGTCGCGGCCTGCCCGTCACCGCCACGCTGGGTGCACTGACCGAAGACGTGGCCGATCTGGCGATCGGTCTGCTGATCGCCACCTGCCGCAATCTGTGTGCCGGCGACCGTTTCGTGCGCGATGGCCAGTGGGAGCTGCGCCCTCAGCCCAGTGCCATCCCGCTCGCACGCCGGTTCAGCGGCATGCGCGTCGGCATCGTCGGCATGGGTCGGGTAGGGCGCGCCGTCGCGGCACGGACGGCGGCTTTCGGCTGCCCGATCAGCTACACCGACTTGCGGGCCATGGATGACCTGGCGTATCGCTTCGTGCCCAGCCTGGTGGACCTCGCGCGCGAGTCCGATGCGCTGGTGCTGTGTGCGGCGGCGGACAAGGCCGAAGGCATCGTCAACGCGGCCGTGCTCGACGCACTGGGGCCGCGCGGCTTCCTGGTCAACGTCGCCCGTGGCCGCCTCGTCAACGAGGCCGATCTGACAGCGGCGCTGGCCGCTGGCCGTATCGCCGGCGCGGGCCTAGACGTGTTCGTCGACGAACCCCGCGTTCCGCTGGCGCTGCGCCAGTCCGACCACGTCACCCTGCAGGCCCATCGTGCCAGCGCGACCTGGGAGACGCGGACGGCGATGGGCGAGATGGTGCTCGACAGCCTGGCCCAGGCGCTGGCGGGCGAGCGCCCGGCGATGAGCCTCACCACCTGA